From Etheostoma cragini isolate CJK2018 chromosome 1, CSU_Ecrag_1.0, whole genome shotgun sequence, a single genomic window includes:
- the LOC117936763 gene encoding uncharacterized protein LOC117936763, translating to MEAGVVVLLLFALVGISSTLNLYGDSISLMPAKSNLDGTFKVTFYHRQNGRSICEDQFCFNCESSVCTGLDESIVLKTDQDNTGQHRWCQSERHTTATIRTKKNSFSLIDCSKANWTVQAELDLGRRSDSHALNGCPITTTVSWLRSPQNCFSGLPLLAYDPDGDRVRCRFAPSPSASPAAANFTVDETTCTLRTTGQVAIGVHVFELVLEDFPRKNITLTYADGTSAFREPSDINSPPLCTVNLQFTMEILPPIPNCDAGHVRPMFLSRTPSHGEVLHATVGQTFQLYAQAQAHRTSIHDFQVSGPQNMSKVFKDDEFGKAEVILSWTPQQSDLYRSVPVCFTAETNESQSDMRCVVLMVTQAALIQGKASVTCSPNKMTVALEKASMPDIDVNFLQLRDTSCSLTSNGTHILGSMSFTTCGTKLEDKGDFLDFVNEITSFELANEIIVRRKAVKIEISCKFPKSISISSYYNLGNSDYIFTESSFGSFGYTFEVYTNSNFTSKVPAKAYPVVVTLLNKIYMGIQAQSDLPNVSLFVESCKATPDDNPENTLTYELIRNGCIKDETLKVHPSNQTAFNFELTAFKFSGNYDEVYITCSVILCESGNALSRCAQGCVAQPARRRKRSLHKETVSHSITQGPFRFVEQEVPNAAMEDNNRRMEKSDTTAAANPPPVSSDTKPSGGRRDFAPTVSSGGPWGIRQILNTDTSTVVFACVFSVALVLMAVLLLYFTRKRKADNQKSLLGWDN from the exons ATGGAGGCCGGTGTAGTCGTCCTGCTGTTGTTCGCACTGGTGGGGATTTCTTCAACGCTCAACTTGTACGGAGATAGCATTAGTTTAATGCCTGCAAAAAGTAATTTGGATGGGACATTTAAG GTGACCTTCTATCACCGACAGAATGGCAGAAGCATCTGTGAAGACCAATTTTGTTTCAACTGTGAGAGTTCGGTGTGCACAGGCTTGGACGAGTCCATTGTGCTGAAGACGGACCAGGACAACACCGGCCAGCACAGGTGGTGCCAGTCCGAAAGGCACACAACAGCAACCATCCGCACTAAGAAAAACTCCTTTTCTCTGAT agACTGTTCAAAAGCAAACTGGACGGTTCAAGCAGAGTTGGACCTGGGACGTCGATCCGACTCACACGCCCTCAACGGCTGTCCCATAACAACAACAGTGTCCTGGCTACG atCGCCTCAGAACTGCTTCTCAGGGCTTCCTCTCCTGGCATACGATCCAGACGGAGATCGTGTGAGATGCCGCTTTGCTCCGTCTCCATCTGCGTCTCCAGCTGCTGCAAACTTCACCGTGGATGAG ACTACGTGCACGCTGAGAACCACGGGTCAAGTCGCCATCGGCGTCCACGTGTTTGAGCTGGTCCTGGAGGACTTTCCCAGGAAAAACATCACGTTGACGTACGCAGATGGAACGTCAGCGTTTCGGGAGCCCTCCGACATTAACTCGCCGCCTCTCTGCACAGTGAATCTGCAGTTCACCATGGAGA TCCTTCCTCCGATACCAAACTGTGACGCTGGTCACGTTCGGCCCATGTTCTTGTCCAGGACCCCTTCCCATGGGGAGGTTCTTCACGCCACTGTGGGTCAGACGTTCCAGCTTTATGCCCAAGCACAGGCACACCGTACCAG CATCCACGACTTCCAGGTGAGCGGCCCCCAGAACATGAGCAAAGTGTTCAAAGACGATGAGTTTGGAAAAGCCGAAGTGATTCTGAGCTGGACGCCACAGCAAAGCGACCTGTACAGGTCTGTCCCGGTGTGCTTCACTGCAGAGACGAATGAAAG CCAATCAGACATGAGGTGCGTTGTTCTCATGGTAACCCAAGCAGCTCTCATCCAAG GCAAGGCCAGTGTCACATGCTCACCCAACAAGATGACGGTGGCCCTGGAGAAAGCTTCCATGCCCGACATCGACGTGAACTTCCTCCAGCTGAGAGACACGTCGTGCTCTCTCACCTCCAACGGCACGCACATCCTAGGCAGCATGTCATTCACCACCTGCGGCACTAAACTTGAG GACAAAGGCGACTTTCTGGATTTTGTGAATGAGATCACCTCCTTCGAGCTGGCCAACGAGATAATAGTCCGAAGGAAGGCAGTTAAGATTGAAATCTCTTGCAAGTTTCCCAAAAGCATCAGCATCTCCAGTTACTACAATCTCGGAAACTCTGACTACATTTTCACTGAGTCCAGCTTCGGCAGCTTTGGCTACACCTTCGAAGTGTACACCAATAGCAACTTTACAAGCAAAGTGCCGGCCAAGGCCTATCCAGTGGTGGTCACTTTGTTAAATAAGATTTATATGGGCATTCAGGCTCAATCGGATCTACCAAATGTGTCATTGTTTGTCGAATCCTGCAAAGCCACTCCTGATGACAACCCTGAGAACACCCTCACCTATGAGCTCATCAGGAACGG gTGTATAAAGGATGAGACACTTAAAGTCCACCCATCAAACCAGACTGCATTCAACTTTGAGCTCACAGCTTTCAAATTTTCTGGAAACTACGATGAG GTGTACATCACCTGCTCCGTCATCCTGTGCGAGTCTGGGAATGCCCTTTCCAGATGTGCCCAGGGATGCGTGGCGCAGCCAGCCCGCAGACGCAAGCGATCGCTGCACAAGGAGACAGTCAGCCACTCCATTACCCAGGGTCCTTTTCGGTTTGTCGAGCAGGAAGTTCCCAATGCAGCCATGGAAGACAACAACAGGCGGATGGAAAAGAGTGACACAACGGCTGCAG CGAACCCTCCACCGGTGTCTTCAGACACCAAACCAAGCGGAGGACGTCGGGACTTTGCTCCTACGGTCTCCAGTGGAGGACCCTGGGGAATCAGGCAGATCCTCAACACCGACACCAGCACCGTGGTCTTCGCCTGCGTCTTCTCTGTAGCACTGGTGTTGATGGCTGTGCTGCTTCTTTACTTCACgaggaagagaaaagcagaCAACCAAAAATCTCTCTTGGGCTGGGACAACTGA